A single window of Methanoregula sp. DNA harbors:
- a CDS encoding transcription factor S, translating into MFCPECKTMLISSGGQLKCRKCGYIRKIGGADQMVKERKRTENEITIVDDEDEKIKTMPTIQIRCPKCDNNLAFWWLRQLRAADESEVRFFRCVECSHTWRQYD; encoded by the coding sequence ATGTTCTGCCCTGAATGTAAAACCATGCTGATCTCTTCGGGGGGCCAGCTCAAGTGCAGGAAATGCGGCTATATCAGGAAGATCGGCGGGGCTGACCAGATGGTAAAAGAGAGGAAGCGCACCGAGAACGAGATTACCATAGTGGATGATGAGGATGAAAAGATCAAGACCATGCCCACCATCCAGATCAGGTGCCCGAAATGCGATAACAACCTCGCCTTCTGGTGGCTGCGCCAGCTCCGTGCCGCAGATGAGAGCGAGGTCAGGTTCTTCCGGTGCGTCGAATGCAGCCACACCTGGCGGCAATACGATTAA
- a CDS encoding TATA-box-binding protein yields the protein MKVRPEDSLKIENIVASAKVTDYLDLPELASKIKDAEYNKKRFPGVVLRMQNPKIAALVFGSGKVVLTGAKSIESLSKGLEILGKQLRDLKIDIPKKLTYKIQNIVTSADLATAINLNKIAVGFNLDRIEYEPEQFPGLVYRLENPKVVVLLFGSGKLIITGGKEPEDAKKAVVKILADLRSLGLM from the coding sequence ATGAAGGTCAGACCAGAAGATTCCCTTAAGATTGAAAATATCGTTGCCTCTGCAAAGGTGACCGATTATCTGGATCTCCCGGAGCTCGCGTCAAAGATCAAGGACGCCGAATACAACAAGAAACGCTTCCCGGGTGTTGTCCTGCGGATGCAGAACCCTAAGATCGCTGCTCTGGTCTTTGGTTCAGGCAAGGTGGTCTTGACCGGTGCAAAGAGTATCGAGAGCCTGAGCAAAGGCCTGGAAATTCTGGGAAAACAGCTTCGTGACTTAAAGATCGACATCCCGAAGAAACTGACGTATAAGATCCAGAATATTGTCACTTCCGCAGACCTTGCCACCGCAATCAACCTCAACAAGATCGCCGTCGGGTTCAACCTGGACCGGATCGAGTACGAACCCGAACAGTTCCCTGGCCTCGTGTACCGGCTCGAGAACCCCAAGGTGGTTGTCCTTCTCTTCGGGTCCGGCAAACTGATCATCACCGGCGGCAAGGAACCGGAGGATGCAAAGAAAGCGGTTGTCAAGATCCTCGCTGACCTGCGCAGCCTTGGCCTGATGTAA
- a CDS encoding ArsR family transcriptional regulator: MRQENVMYFTEKEEEFANLLIEIGTKRNVAKVLVFLANTPEATSRAIERGTDLRQPEVSIAMRYLMEHAWITSRESKAESKGRPVKIYELAKPINDIMDSIEKEKKKEANHQLQLIQKLRNYIN, from the coding sequence ATGCGACAGGAAAATGTGATGTATTTTACGGAAAAGGAAGAAGAGTTTGCAAACCTCCTCATTGAGATCGGCACCAAGAGAAATGTTGCCAAAGTGCTCGTGTTTTTAGCAAACACTCCGGAGGCGACCTCCCGCGCCATCGAGCGGGGCACGGACCTCCGCCAGCCTGAAGTCAGCATTGCAATGCGGTACCTGATGGAACATGCATGGATCACGAGCAGGGAGAGCAAGGCAGAGAGCAAGGGAAGACCGGTCAAGATCTACGAGCTGGCTAAACCGATCAACGACATCATGGACAGCATAGAGAAAGAAAAGAAGAAAGAAGCCAACCACCAGCTCCAGCTCATTCAGAAATTACGCAATTATATCAACTGA
- the rpiA gene encoding ribose-5-phosphate isomerase RpiA, with the protein MEKQAANAGKRAAGYKAADLVKKGMVIGLGTGSTVFFAMERLQERISAGLEISGVPTSYQTAIRARVYGIPLTTLDEHPVLDLAIDGADQVDPQFRLIKGRGAAQTREKCVAAAARRFIVVVDASKLTPCLNAPVPVEVLPFALTPVMAKLKSMGGVPVVREAIKKDGPVITDNGNFEIDCAFGAIGDPEALEAALVGIPGVIGSGLFTGFYKKTKVIAGDEKRCRVLKKIS; encoded by the coding sequence ATGGAAAAGCAGGCAGCAAACGCGGGCAAACGCGCCGCAGGATATAAAGCCGCGGACCTTGTGAAGAAAGGCATGGTTATCGGCCTTGGCACGGGCTCAACGGTCTTTTTTGCGATGGAGCGTCTGCAGGAACGAATTTCGGCCGGTCTTGAGATCAGCGGAGTCCCGACTTCGTACCAGACTGCCATCCGGGCACGGGTGTACGGCATCCCGCTGACAACTCTTGATGAGCACCCTGTTCTCGACCTCGCAATCGATGGCGCCGACCAGGTCGACCCGCAATTCCGGTTGATCAAGGGCAGGGGTGCTGCCCAGACCCGGGAAAAGTGCGTGGCTGCCGCCGCCCGCAGGTTCATCGTCGTGGTTGATGCATCAAAACTGACACCCTGCCTGAATGCCCCGGTCCCTGTCGAAGTACTGCCGTTTGCCCTCACTCCGGTGATGGCGAAGCTGAAATCAATGGGCGGCGTGCCGGTCGTGCGCGAGGCGATAAAAAAAGACGGGCCGGTCATAACCGACAATGGCAACTTTGAAATTGACTGTGCCTTCGGGGCGATCGGTGACCCGGAAGCACTAGAAGCCGCCCTTGTGGGGATCCCGGGGGTCATCGGGAGCGGACTTTTTACCGGCTTTTACAAAAAGACAAAAGTAATCGCAGGCGATGAAAAAAGGTGCCGGGTCCTAAAAAAAATCAGTTGA
- a CDS encoding rhodanese-like domain-containing protein → MTTVKVLSLILIIMLSLLACGCTQPAAPPSGSSTSYTDVTPAEAKTLIDTHPDLVIIDVSPYYDRGHLPGAISIPVSALSSRLPDLDRTRPYLVYCHGDAPSIQGATTLVNAGFSPVYRLKGNYAAWVSAGYKVEM, encoded by the coding sequence ATGACAACTGTGAAGGTCCTCTCTTTAATTCTTATCATCATGCTGTCCCTCCTTGCCTGTGGCTGTACCCAGCCTGCAGCTCCCCCATCGGGCAGCAGCACCAGCTATACCGATGTGACACCGGCAGAAGCAAAGACGCTGATCGATACTCATCCCGATCTCGTTATCATCGATGTATCGCCGTATTATGACCGCGGGCACCTGCCCGGTGCAATCAGCATTCCTGTTTCAGCCCTGTCGTCACGGCTTCCTGATCTTGACAGAACACGACCGTACCTTGTCTATTGCCACGGTGATGCCCCGAGCATCCAGGGTGCGACCACGCTCGTCAATGCCGGTTTCTCCCCGGTTTACCGTCTGAAAGGTAACTATGCCGCGTGGGTTTCGGCAGGGTATAAGGTGGAGATGTAA
- the surE gene encoding 5'/3'-nucleotidase SurE, producing MRDSILLTNDDGVNSVGIWAAYEALSGIADVTVVAPATQQSAVGRSISIFEPIRANKVMINGNPAYAVAGKPTDAVIIGLYALKLNPTLVVSGVNIGENLSFESIMTSGTVGAALEASNQGTKGIAFSLQVEDQGEKFDDPRHHSQSFEPAKKVICDVVSRVLKEGFPPGADVINVNIPSTIKGGYEITRLAHKLFRTGVEQRLDPRGRPYYWINGPLIDDAEEGTDVHAIRKGNISVTPITLDCTAFSADGELKDLLSEKK from the coding sequence ATGAGAGACTCGATCCTGCTGACCAACGATGATGGCGTCAACTCGGTGGGCATCTGGGCGGCGTACGAAGCGCTGTCCGGCATTGCTGACGTGACCGTAGTTGCACCGGCGACCCAGCAGAGCGCAGTCGGCAGGTCAATTTCCATCTTCGAACCGATACGGGCAAACAAGGTGATGATCAACGGGAACCCGGCATATGCGGTCGCAGGAAAACCGACCGATGCGGTCATCATCGGGCTCTACGCGTTAAAACTAAACCCGACGCTGGTCGTGAGCGGGGTGAACATCGGGGAGAACCTTTCTTTTGAGTCAATCATGACCTCGGGAACTGTCGGTGCAGCCCTGGAAGCCTCCAACCAGGGCACCAAAGGGATCGCATTCTCGCTCCAGGTCGAGGACCAGGGGGAAAAGTTTGATGATCCCCGGCACCACAGCCAGAGTTTTGAACCCGCAAAAAAGGTCATTTGCGATGTCGTGTCCCGCGTCCTCAAAGAGGGTTTTCCCCCGGGCGCTGATGTGATCAACGTCAACATTCCCTCAACCATCAAAGGCGGTTATGAGATCACGCGCCTTGCACACAAACTGTTCAGGACCGGCGTTGAACAGCGCCTTGATCCCCGCGGACGCCCGTATTACTGGATCAACGGGCCGCTTATCGACGATGCTGAGGAGGGCACTGATGTTCACGCAATCCGCAAAGGCAACATTTCAGTCACGCCGATAACGCTTGACTGCACCGCGTTTTCTGCAGACGGGGAACTCAAAGATCTTTTGTCAGAAAAAAAATAA
- a CDS encoding ATP-grasp domain-containing protein, giving the protein MRALLAEYTVSHDPSLAPEGAAMLAVLSQSFIRCGYDVVSPGAGDFGDEIARLAPSCDVGLVIAPDHLLSRYTMILEQHTHNIGCGAMSAAVCANKVHTAKILRSHGIPVPDEMSTGRRVVKPVNGCGAAGVRLTEEPTGPKEFGQRYIEGEHISVSLVGSRVVGDACMYFSGAPPLVLALNRQSINVGDDGVFHYLGGETPVDHPRLAEIADCAKKTAEVLGCQGYCGVDVVVSDRVYVVDVNARITTSLVGIAACMKEEIAEILVAASKGEPPAQVHLSGTVKFDKAGKVTAA; this is encoded by the coding sequence ATGAGAGCCCTGCTTGCCGAATACACGGTGTCGCACGACCCCTCCCTTGCCCCGGAGGGCGCGGCGATGCTTGCTGTCCTTTCACAGAGTTTTATCCGCTGCGGGTATGATGTCGTCAGCCCCGGGGCCGGGGATTTCGGGGATGAGATCGCCCGCCTCGCACCGTCCTGCGACGTTGGCCTTGTGATCGCACCCGACCATCTGCTGTCCCGGTATACGATGATCCTTGAACAGCACACCCACAACATCGGGTGTGGCGCCATGAGTGCCGCAGTCTGCGCGAACAAGGTGCACACGGCAAAGATCTTAAGAAGTCACGGCATCCCGGTCCCTGATGAAATGAGCACGGGAAGGCGCGTGGTCAAACCGGTGAACGGGTGCGGTGCGGCCGGTGTCCGGCTGACGGAAGAACCCACCGGACCAAAAGAGTTCGGCCAGAGGTATATCGAGGGCGAACACATTTCCGTCAGCCTTGTCGGGAGCAGGGTGGTGGGGGACGCGTGCATGTATTTCTCGGGTGCGCCGCCGCTCGTGCTCGCCCTGAACCGCCAGTCCATAAATGTGGGGGATGATGGTGTATTCCATTACCTCGGCGGGGAGACACCGGTCGATCACCCGCGTCTTGCGGAGATCGCGGACTGTGCAAAAAAGACTGCCGAAGTCCTCGGCTGCCAGGGCTACTGCGGGGTTGATGTCGTTGTATCTGACCGGGTGTACGTGGTCGACGTCAATGCCCGCATCACAACAAGTCTTGTCGGGATTGCTGCGTGCATGAAAGAAGAGATCGCAGAAATTCTCGTTGCTGCCTCAAAAGGTGAGCCGCCTGCGCAGGTTCACCTGTCCGGCACTGTGAAGTTTGACAAGGCAGGGAAGGTCACGGCTGCATGA
- a CDS encoding H4MPT-linked C1 transfer pathway protein, producing the protein MIGIDVGGANLKIVDGDGVHIHYCPLWTGSPLTRLLAQYRKKSSEPAAVVMSGELADCFSGKAEGIAYIMRAVQEVFPSALFYGTDAAFHAVAVPQLAAANWLASADYLREQYPDSVLVDVGSTTTDIIPLPCFADLKGLTDLRRLQKGYLLYTGMLRTTLPALVRTFDIDGTKTPGSSEYFAISADAHLVLGHITPEEYSCDTPDKKGKTENASLRRLSRVVCADLEEIGEQNAIGIASQFWDAQRTLVCDRVRAVMKESGASSVVTAGTGAALFAKELSGTDLSDEIGPFADALPAYAVREVAARENVPESRSRRAKR; encoded by the coding sequence ATGATCGGGATTGATGTTGGCGGCGCGAACCTGAAGATCGTTGACGGTGACGGTGTCCACATCCATTATTGCCCGCTCTGGACAGGATCGCCGCTCACCAGGCTGCTCGCGCAGTACCGGAAAAAATCCAGCGAGCCGGCAGCAGTTGTCATGAGCGGCGAGCTTGCCGACTGCTTTTCTGGCAAAGCGGAAGGTATCGCATATATCATGCGTGCAGTTCAGGAGGTATTCCCGTCAGCCCTCTTTTACGGGACTGATGCAGCATTCCATGCCGTAGCCGTCCCGCAGCTTGCTGCGGCAAACTGGCTTGCTTCAGCGGATTATTTAAGAGAACAGTACCCGGATTCCGTGCTTGTGGACGTGGGGAGCACTACGACAGATATCATCCCGCTCCCGTGTTTTGCAGACCTTAAAGGGCTGACTGACCTCAGGCGTCTCCAGAAGGGATACCTGCTTTACACCGGCATGCTGCGGACAACGCTGCCTGCCCTTGTGCGCACGTTTGATATTGACGGTACAAAGACACCGGGCAGCTCCGAATATTTTGCCATTTCTGCTGATGCCCACCTCGTGCTCGGGCATATCACGCCGGAGGAGTACTCCTGCGATACTCCTGATAAAAAGGGGAAGACTGAAAATGCGTCCCTGCGCCGGCTCTCCCGGGTGGTCTGCGCGGACTTAGAAGAGATCGGGGAGCAGAATGCAATTGGGATCGCCTCGCAGTTCTGGGACGCGCAGCGGACACTTGTCTGTGACCGGGTGCGTGCTGTCATGAAAGAGTCCGGCGCCTCATCGGTCGTAACAGCCGGCACCGGTGCGGCGCTCTTTGCAAAGGAGCTTTCCGGCACGGATCTTTCAGATGAGATCGGCCCGTTTGCTGACGCTCTGCCTGCGTACGCTGTACGGGAAGTGGCGGCACGGGAAAATGTCCCTGAATCCCGTTCCCGTCGCGCGAAACGGTGA
- the fdhF gene encoding formate dehydrogenase subunit alpha, translated as MDMKYVPTTCPYCGTGCGFNLVVVDKKVVGVQPWHRNPVNEGKLCPKGNYAHEFINSPDRLTKPLIKKDGKFVEASWDEAYKLIAEKFKKYQGEQSACLASARVSNEENYLMQKFARAVLKTPNIDHCARLCHASTVVGLAGAFGSGAMTQSIADIAESKCLLIIGSNTFETHPLIGRRVMQAKANGAKVIYADPRLTPTGKFADLYLPFYSGTDVAIFNCFMQQIIKNGWENKEFVKNRTKDFEKVKEIVMKDTYSPANVSKISGIPEKDLITAAEWFGKSGQSAVLYSMGITQHTTGVDNVKSIANLQMLTGNLGRPGTGICALRGQNNVQGACDMGALANVYSGYQAVIVPEMKKKMEDAWGCTIAEGKVGLTVTKLINTLADEPGKVKCVYIMGENPMISDPDLHHVEKAMKNVEFMVVQDIFLTETAQFANVVLPAACYAEKDGTQTNTERRVQKWRKAQDPPGEAKADWQIFCELAKYMGFEKQFPYKSAEEVFTEISKVTPSYGGMDYARLEKPEALHWPCPTKEHPGTPILHKEKFTHPDGLGIFTPIEFKYPAEVPDKDYPLILTTGRCIWQWHTGTMTRRSENLEREEPTGWVEINTEDAKAMGIKDKEMVKAITRRGEITVGARVTTGIKKGEVFIPFHYVECAANTLTNNALDPTAAIPEFKACAVRIEKIKEA; from the coding sequence ATGGATATGAAATACGTACCAACAACATGCCCGTACTGCGGTACCGGCTGCGGCTTCAACCTTGTTGTCGTGGACAAGAAGGTTGTCGGCGTCCAGCCATGGCACCGCAATCCCGTCAACGAGGGCAAGCTCTGCCCCAAGGGGAACTACGCGCATGAGTTCATCAACAGTCCTGACCGGCTGACAAAGCCGTTAATCAAGAAAGACGGCAAGTTCGTCGAAGCAAGCTGGGACGAGGCCTACAAGCTGATCGCCGAGAAGTTCAAGAAGTACCAGGGCGAGCAGAGTGCATGCCTTGCTTCTGCACGTGTCTCCAACGAGGAGAACTACTTAATGCAGAAGTTTGCGCGTGCAGTCCTCAAGACCCCCAACATCGACCACTGCGCCCGGCTCTGCCACGCATCGACAGTTGTCGGGCTTGCCGGTGCATTCGGGTCCGGTGCAATGACCCAGTCGATCGCAGACATTGCCGAATCAAAGTGTCTTTTGATTATCGGCAGCAACACGTTTGAGACCCACCCGCTGATCGGGCGCCGCGTGATGCAGGCAAAGGCGAATGGTGCGAAAGTCATCTATGCGGATCCACGGCTCACTCCGACCGGTAAATTCGCAGACCTGTACCTGCCCTTTTACTCGGGCACAGATGTGGCCATCTTCAACTGCTTCATGCAGCAGATCATAAAGAACGGCTGGGAGAACAAGGAGTTCGTCAAGAACCGTACCAAGGATTTCGAGAAGGTCAAAGAGATCGTGATGAAGGACACCTACAGCCCGGCGAATGTCTCGAAGATCTCCGGCATTCCCGAGAAGGACCTCATCACTGCAGCAGAGTGGTTCGGGAAGTCCGGCCAGTCCGCAGTCCTTTACTCGATGGGGATCACCCAGCACACGACCGGCGTAGACAATGTCAAGTCGATTGCAAACCTCCAGATGCTGACCGGAAACCTCGGCAGGCCCGGCACCGGTATCTGCGCACTGCGTGGCCAGAACAACGTGCAGGGCGCCTGCGATATGGGAGCGCTCGCAAACGTGTACTCCGGCTACCAGGCTGTCATCGTCCCCGAGATGAAGAAGAAGATGGAGGACGCGTGGGGATGCACGATTGCCGAGGGCAAGGTCGGTCTTACCGTCACCAAGCTGATCAACACGCTCGCTGACGAACCCGGCAAGGTCAAGTGCGTCTATATCATGGGTGAGAACCCGATGATCTCCGACCCCGATCTCCACCATGTCGAGAAAGCAATGAAGAATGTCGAATTCATGGTCGTGCAGGATATCTTCCTGACCGAGACTGCGCAGTTTGCAAACGTCGTGTTGCCCGCTGCCTGCTATGCCGAGAAAGACGGCACCCAGACCAACACCGAACGCCGCGTCCAGAAGTGGCGCAAAGCCCAGGACCCGCCCGGCGAGGCAAAAGCCGACTGGCAGATCTTCTGCGAGCTGGCAAAGTACATGGGATTCGAGAAACAGTTCCCGTACAAGAGCGCGGAAGAGGTATTCACGGAGATCTCCAAGGTCACCCCGTCCTATGGTGGCATGGACTATGCACGGCTCGAAAAACCCGAAGCCCTCCACTGGCCCTGCCCCACCAAGGAACACCCGGGGACCCCGATCCTTCATAAGGAGAAGTTCACCCACCCGGACGGACTGGGCATCTTCACGCCAATCGAGTTCAAATACCCGGCTGAAGTTCCGGATAAGGACTACCCGCTCATCCTGACCACCGGGCGCTGTATCTGGCAATGGCACACCGGCACGATGACCCGCCGGTCCGAGAACCTCGAGCGCGAGGAGCCCACGGGCTGGGTCGAGATCAACACCGAGGACGCAAAAGCAATGGGCATCAAGGACAAGGAGATGGTCAAGGCAATCACCCGCCGTGGCGAGATCACGGTTGGCGCCCGTGTCACAACGGGGATCAAGAAGGGCGAGGTATTCATCCCGTTCCACTACGTGGAGTGCGCGGCAAACACCCTCACCAACAATGCGCTGGATCCGACTGCAGCCATCCCCGAGTTCAAGGCCTGTGCTGTGAGAATTGAGAAGATCAAGGAGGCCTGA
- a CDS encoding Coenzyme F420 hydrogenase/dehydrogenase, beta subunit C-terminal domain — MAKKGDMLYAWTNDAEIKKKAELGGAVTGLWKYALESKMVDAVLAITKGTDLYDAQPVLITDPKDLVKTAGSLHCGTLLLPKLVKKYLDGAATKKIGVTVKGCDAMAFYELAKRKQINLDNVIMIGVNCGGSVSPVTARKMIADKFGVDPDKVHKEEIDKGQFIIEYEGGHKGISIDELEEQGYGRRSNCRRCKMKIPRQADLACGNWGVIGDKAGKATFVEVCSEKGANLVNGAVKAGVLATEAPNPKGLEMRGKVEGAMMKLGDKWRKHDFESLGEGKDRLKKIMTETSRCIKCYSCIEACPICYCVDCTTKNPAYVTPGQLPPNFMFHLIRFAHIADSCVNCGQCQELCPAEIPNALFMHAQQVELEKMFGHVPGTDMKLPLLALVEEKAERERLHNTGSDMIYENVFNPVPKH, encoded by the coding sequence ATGGCAAAGAAAGGCGATATGCTCTACGCGTGGACAAACGACGCAGAGATCAAGAAAAAGGCTGAGCTTGGCGGCGCAGTCACCGGGCTCTGGAAATACGCGCTCGAGTCCAAGATGGTGGACGCTGTCCTTGCCATCACAAAGGGAACAGACCTCTATGACGCACAACCCGTGCTGATCACCGATCCCAAGGATCTTGTGAAAACAGCCGGCTCCCTCCACTGCGGGACGCTCCTCCTCCCCAAGCTCGTCAAGAAATACCTTGACGGGGCTGCTACGAAAAAGATCGGGGTAACTGTCAAGGGATGCGACGCGATGGCGTTCTATGAACTCGCCAAGCGCAAGCAGATCAACCTTGACAATGTCATAATGATCGGGGTCAACTGCGGTGGATCGGTCAGCCCGGTCACCGCCCGTAAGATGATTGCCGACAAATTCGGTGTCGACCCGGACAAGGTGCACAAGGAAGAGATCGACAAGGGCCAGTTCATCATCGAGTACGAGGGAGGCCACAAGGGCATATCCATCGACGAGCTTGAGGAACAGGGCTACGGCCGCAGGTCCAACTGCCGCCGGTGCAAGATGAAAATCCCCCGCCAGGCGGACCTTGCCTGCGGCAACTGGGGTGTCATCGGTGACAAGGCAGGCAAGGCAACCTTTGTCGAGGTCTGCAGCGAGAAGGGTGCAAACCTTGTCAACGGGGCAGTGAAAGCAGGCGTCCTCGCAACCGAGGCACCGAACCCGAAGGGGCTCGAGATGCGCGGAAAGGTCGAGGGCGCGATGATGAAGCTTGGCGACAAGTGGCGCAAGCACGATTTCGAGAGCCTTGGCGAGGGCAAGGACCGGTTAAAGAAGATCATGACCGAGACAAGCCGGTGCATCAAGTGCTACTCCTGTATCGAGGCGTGCCCGATCTGCTACTGTGTGGACTGCACCACGAAGAACCCGGCGTACGTGACCCCCGGCCAGCTGCCGCCGAACTTCATGTTCCACCTCATCCGCTTTGCCCACATTGCGGACAGTTGTGTCAACTGCGGCCAGTGCCAGGAACTCTGCCCTGCCGAGATACCCAACGCATTGTTCATGCACGCCCAGCAGGTCGAACTCGAGAAGATGTTCGGCCATGTGCCGGGCACCGACATGAAACTCCCGCTCCTTGCACTCGTTGAGGAGAAAGCGGAACGCGAACGCCTGCACAACACCGGCAGCGACATGATCTACGAGAACGTGTTCAACCCCGTGCCAAAACACTAA
- a CDS encoding formate/nitrite transporter family protein, which translates to MVFHPPVAIVAKAGDAGKYKVGLPAWNMVLRGFMSGAYIAMGGALATVCSTGIAYSAAQITAGAVPGGFASAGIAQLILGAVFPVGLIITVLTGAELFTGDAMLAPMAAFIHKISWMQVLNLWVFVYIGNLIGSIFWAYLMANGPFVSFDAAGAATVTAFGSRAIAIAGAKVSYVGMMGMYSAFLKAIGCNYLVNLAILLGICSDDMVGKFFGIWFPIMAFVSSGLEHSIANMYFIPAGIFTQGFITDPTKINAGINWVSMWTANVIPVTLGNIVGGLFFVGVLYWVAFQKEIAALK; encoded by the coding sequence ATGGTGTTTCATCCTCCGGTAGCAATCGTCGCTAAGGCTGGCGATGCCGGTAAGTACAAAGTGGGCCTGCCCGCATGGAACATGGTCCTTCGTGGATTCATGTCCGGCGCATATATCGCCATGGGTGGCGCTCTTGCAACCGTGTGCAGCACGGGGATTGCCTATTCGGCAGCACAAATTACTGCCGGAGCCGTTCCAGGTGGTTTCGCATCAGCTGGTATCGCACAGTTGATTCTGGGAGCAGTGTTCCCGGTTGGGCTTATCATCACCGTTCTTACGGGTGCTGAGCTCTTTACGGGCGATGCAATGCTCGCCCCGATGGCTGCATTCATCCACAAGATCAGCTGGATGCAGGTCCTGAACCTGTGGGTCTTTGTCTATATCGGGAACCTGATCGGCTCAATCTTCTGGGCATATCTTATGGCAAACGGTCCGTTTGTATCATTTGACGCAGCAGGAGCCGCCACGGTTACCGCATTTGGTTCACGTGCAATTGCCATCGCAGGCGCAAAGGTAAGTTACGTCGGCATGATGGGCATGTATTCAGCGTTCCTCAAGGCAATCGGCTGCAACTACCTTGTCAACCTCGCCATCCTGCTCGGGATCTGTTCCGATGACATGGTCGGCAAGTTCTTTGGCATCTGGTTCCCGATCATGGCCTTCGTTTCCAGCGGACTGGAACACTCGATCGCCAACATGTACTTCATACCGGCAGGAATCTTCACTCAGGGCTTTATCACTGACCCGACCAAGATCAACGCAGGTATCAACTGGGTTTCGATGTGGACGGCAAACGTCATCCCGGTTACCCTCGGTAACATTGTCGGAGGCCTGTTCTTCGTCGGTGTTCTCTACTGGGTTGCGTTCCAAAAAGAGATCGCAGCACTGAAGTAG
- a CDS encoding nucleotide-binding protein, whose protein sequence is MKIGNVDVKVSIVSIAVFVFFTIFLVAASVFSPEVRSQLIWLIPVLFMLLVIPIALNYMSRSQYADIEPIYEREAKTVRVKLINENMVGKIVRIEGVVERIHFQFLNRPQYTVADRSGDISVKMFTSPDEDVKVNDVVEVLGQVIRRYIVTGDPVINCVSIKKIKKE, encoded by the coding sequence ATGAAGATTGGAAATGTTGACGTCAAGGTCTCGATCGTATCGATCGCGGTCTTTGTGTTCTTCACGATTTTTCTGGTTGCTGCCTCCGTGTTCAGCCCCGAAGTCAGGTCACAGCTCATCTGGCTGATCCCGGTCCTGTTCATGCTCCTTGTCATCCCCATCGCGCTCAATTATATGAGCCGCAGCCAGTATGCGGATATTGAGCCGATCTATGAGCGTGAGGCAAAGACGGTGCGGGTCAAGCTTATCAATGAGAATATGGTCGGCAAAATTGTGCGGATCGAGGGGGTTGTGGAACGTATCCATTTCCAGTTCTTAAACCGCCCGCAGTATACCGTGGCCGATCGTTCGGGTGATATCTCGGTCAAGATGTTTACCAGCCCTGATGAGGACGTGAAGGTGAACGATGTGGTCGAAGTGCTGGGGCAGGTGATCCGGCGGTATATCGTCACCGGGGACCCGGTCATCAACTGTGTCTCGATCAAAAAAATAAAAAAAGAATAA